The Lycium barbarum isolate Lr01 chromosome 12, ASM1917538v2, whole genome shotgun sequence genome includes a region encoding these proteins:
- the LOC132624147 gene encoding uncharacterized protein LOC132624147: MENDCSKFIQKCHKCQIHGDLIKVPLTELNAMMSPWPFATWGMDVIGPIEPATSNKHRFILVAIDYFTKWVEATSYASFRITHRNSTAYRPQMNGAVEAANKNIMKIIRKMIDNYKDWHEQLPYALLGYRTTARTSTGATPYLLVYGPEAVIPAEVEIPSLRIVQEAELDDAEWICNRYEQLALVDEKRMVVVCHGELYQQITALAFNKRVRTRQLVLKRIFPN; this comes from the exons ATGGAGAACGATTGTAGCAAATTCAtccagaaatgccacaagtgtcaaattcatggagacttgataaaggttCCTCTAACAGAACTGAATGCCATGATGTCACCGTGGCCATTCGCcacttggggcatggatgtcataggaccaattgagccaGCTACGTCAAACAAACATCGTTTCATCTTAGttgccatagactacttcaccaagtgggtagaagcgACATCTTATGCAtcg TTCCGAATCACTCATCGGAATTCAACCGcataccggccacaaatgaatggggctgTGGAAGCCGCCAATAAAAACATCATGAAGATCATCAGAAaaatgattgataactacaaagactggcatgaacaACTGCCTTATGCATTACTGGGATATCGCACTACTGCCAGGACTTCAACTGGGGCTACTCCGTACCTGTTGGTGTATGGCCCTGAAGCAGTAATACCTGctgaagtagaaatcccttcacttcgaatAGTACAAGAAGCCGAGTTAGACGATGCAGAATGGATCTGCAATAGGTATGAGCAACTGGCTTTGGTAGATGAAAAGAGGATGGTTGTTGTTTGCCATGgtgaactataccaacaaataACGGCGCTAGCTTTCAACAAGCGTGTGAGAACCAggcaattggtgctcaaacgaatattcccaAACTAA